From the Cervus elaphus chromosome 20, mCerEla1.1, whole genome shotgun sequence genome, one window contains:
- the TYW3 gene encoding tRNA wybutosine-synthesizing protein 3 homolog isoform X2, with protein sequence MDLSAEFKRWKAQCLSKVDLSRKGSVDEDVLEIVQLLNGQEQFFTTSSCAGRIILLDGSINGSEVQKQNCSWLLVTHKACVKDDVVVALRRANGDAILKFEPLVLHVQCRQLQDARILHSVAIDSGFRNSGITVGKRGKIMLAVRSTHGLEVPLSHQGKLMVTEEYIDFLLKIANQKMEENKKRIERFYNCLQHALEKETVAATSHPKEKVNSPYIRKKKRNPEKAHGKRVTEENDKELENNDHDDPGISVTVFPEDY encoded by the exons ATGGATCTTAGCGCAGAGTTCAAGAGGTGGAAGGCGCAGTGTCTGAGCAAAGTGGACCTCAGCCGGAAGGGCAGTGTGGACGAGGACGTGTTAGAGATTGTGCAGCTCCTAAATGGGCAAGAACAGTTTTTCACCACCAGTTCCTGCGCTGGCCGAATCATCCTCCTAGACGGG AGTATAAATGGTTCTGAGGTTCAGAAACAAAACTGTTCCTGGCTACTGGTTACACACAAAGCCTGTGTGAAAGATGATGTG GTGGTGGCCCTGAGGAGAGCGAATGGCGACGCCATTTTGAAATTTGAGCCGCTTGTTCTTCATGTGCAATGTCGACAGTTGCAGGATGCACGGATTCTG catTCAGTGGCAATAGATTCTGGCTTCAGGAACTCTGGCATAACTgtgggaaagagaggaaagattATGCTG GCTGTCCGGAGCACACATGGCCTAGAAGTTCCATTAAGCCATCAAGGAAAACTGATGGTGACAGAGGAGTATATCGACTTCCTATTAAAGATAGCAAatcaaaaaatggaagaaaacaagaaGAGAATTGAAAG gTTTTACAACTGCCTACAACATGCTTTGGAAAAAGAAACTGTTGCTGCAACCTCACATCCTAAAGAGAAAGTTAACTCACCATATATTcgtaaaaaaaaaaggaacccagAAAAAGCACATGGCAAACGTGTTActgaagaaaatgataaagaacTTGAAAATAACGACCATGATGATCCAGGAATCAGTGTTACTGTCTTCCCTGAAGATTACTGA
- the TYW3 gene encoding tRNA wybutosine-synthesizing protein 3 homolog isoform X1: MDLSAEFKRWKAQCLSKVDLSRKGSVDEDVLEIVQLLNGQEQFFTTSSCAGRIILLDGSINGSEVQKQNCSWLLVTHKACVKDDVVVALRRANGDAILKFEPLVLHVQCRQLQDARILHSVAIDSGFRNSGITVGKRGKIMLAVRSTHGLEVPLSHQGKLMVTEEYIDFLLKIANQKMEENKKRIERSEKYQLFIAHGPLTDLKNRNSFSQSWSEKFCHEDNYIQVALCHDNLDYRGRKVEDNLLFFGGGAEKQLPEHIFLFILPALFVAFES, from the exons ATGGATCTTAGCGCAGAGTTCAAGAGGTGGAAGGCGCAGTGTCTGAGCAAAGTGGACCTCAGCCGGAAGGGCAGTGTGGACGAGGACGTGTTAGAGATTGTGCAGCTCCTAAATGGGCAAGAACAGTTTTTCACCACCAGTTCCTGCGCTGGCCGAATCATCCTCCTAGACGGG AGTATAAATGGTTCTGAGGTTCAGAAACAAAACTGTTCCTGGCTACTGGTTACACACAAAGCCTGTGTGAAAGATGATGTG GTGGTGGCCCTGAGGAGAGCGAATGGCGACGCCATTTTGAAATTTGAGCCGCTTGTTCTTCATGTGCAATGTCGACAGTTGCAGGATGCACGGATTCTG catTCAGTGGCAATAGATTCTGGCTTCAGGAACTCTGGCATAACTgtgggaaagagaggaaagattATGCTG GCTGTCCGGAGCACACATGGCCTAGAAGTTCCATTAAGCCATCAAGGAAAACTGATGGTGACAGAGGAGTATATCGACTTCCTATTAAAGATAGCAAatcaaaaaatggaagaaaacaagaaGAGAATTGAAAG AAGTGAGAAATACCAGCTTTTTATCGCCCATGGTCCCCTAACTGATCTGaagaacagaaattcattttcccAGAGCTGGTCTGAAAAGTTCTGTCATGAAGATAACTATATACAAGTTGCCCTGTGTCATGATAATCTTGACTACAGAGGTAGAAAAGTGGAAGacaatttgcttttctttggagGGGGTGCAGAAAAACAGTTGCCTgagcatatatttctttttatactcCCAGCTCTTTTTGTTGCCTTTGAAAGTTGA